AAGGACTATCGCTGGATCGAGGCAAACATTGGTCCCCTGGTTCCAGTGGAGATTGTGTTGGGCTTTGATTCGGAATCGATTGCCCAAACGGGCGAATCGAAATCAAATGGACCAGATGACAAAGCGGGATGGACGCTGCTTGAACGCATGAACATCGTTGCGGCCACACAGCGAACCATTGAGCATAAGTTTGGCCCTCACGGCAGCAACGTGATCGGCCCCACGATGTCGGCGCTGATGTTTGTTCCACCGCTCCCGCGTCAAGACCGCAGTATGGGGTCGTTTGTTCAACGAAAACTGATGAACCGAAAGTTGGAGCAGGCCTACGATTCCCTTTCCAACAGCGGCTATATGACGTTTGACAAAGATTCGAACCGCGAGCTTTGGCGAATCAGTCTTCGCGTGGCTGCGTTTGAAGACGTTGACTACGGTCAGTTTACGCAGTCGCTCAAAGCGTTGGTGGATCCGGTGATCACTCAGTCCGCAGCCAAGCATGCAAACGCGGGCGGATCGATTCACCAGGTGAACCAAGTCTCGGCCCGTTCCGATCGGCCTGCGATTACAACCGTGTACACGGGCGTTGTGCCGATTGTATATAAAGCACAAACGGCGCTGCTTCGCAGTTTGATCAGTAGTACCGTTTGGTCGTTTCTGACGATCACTCCGCTATTGATGCTCGTTTCGCGAGGCTTCTTCGCGGGCATGGTCGCAATGCTCCCCAACGTGCTTCCGGTGCTGGTCGTCTTTGGCGGGATCAGTTGGCTTGGGCAGCCTGTGGAAATCGGATCGATGATGGCGGCGAGTATCGCGCTCGGGGTGGCTGTCGATGACACGATTCATTACTTGACCTGGTTCCGTGTCAGTTTGAATCGAGATGGCGATCGTCTGAATGCGATTCGCAGTGCCTATCATCACTGCGCGACCCCCACATTGCAGGCCACGCTGATCAACGGTCTCGGTTTGTCGGTGTTCATGGTCAGTACCTTTTCGCCGACCAAGCAGTTTGGTTATCTGATGCTTGTGATTCTTTTTGCCGGAGCGATTGCCGAGCTGTTGTTGTTACCGGCTCTATTGGCAGGACCCTTAGGGCGAGTTTTCAAGCCGTCTCAAAAAACCAAGGGCACGACGTTGCAAAAGTCGTTGCCGCATCCCGACTCCGCTAGGACGTCCAACGTCACCACTGTGACAACGTAAATACAACGCATTGACCGCACCTGATGTTAAGTAACGCGTTGCTGCGTAGCGCGTGCTCAAGCACTCGAATCATTTCTCATCCAAAAATTTCCTCATTACAAAAACATTGAACTACAAGGAAAACCATGTCCAATCCCACTTTGTCGACGATGCCTTGGTGGAGACAACTTGATCGCTATCAATGGTTTGTTTTCGTCGTCGCGTCGCTGGCTTGGTTGTTCGATTGTTTGGATCAACAACTATTCTTGATTGCTCGCAACGATGCGATCACGTCGCTGATGCCGCCGGGCACTGGCCAGACGGACATTAAACTTTACGGTGGTTATGCCACATCGATATTTGTGATTGGATGGGCGACGGGCGGTTTGATCTTTGGATCCCTTGGCGATCAGATTGGTCGAGCTCGGACGTTGACGATTAGCGTGCTGATGTATTCGGTATGCACCGGATTGTCGGCGTTATCAACCGGCTGGATCGATTTTGCGATGTTCCGCTTTCTGACGGGACTGGGCGTCGGCGGTGTATTTGGTTTGGCCGTCGCCTTGGTTGCCGATACCGTTCCCCCCTCGGCACGGACGGCAGCACTTGGCACGCTGCAAGCCCTGTCGGCCGTTGGCAACGTGACTGCTGCCATCATCGGCATCGTGATTGGCAAAATGGTCGTTGCCGGAAACATTTCGCCCGAAAACAGCTGGAAGGTGATTTTCTTGGTCGGTTCGATTCCCGCACTCCTGTGCGTGTTCATTCAAATGCGATTGAAAGAACCTGAGAAATGGGTTGCAGCGCGACAGGCGGGCAAGGCAACTGGGGTGCGATTCGGATCCTATGCATCGATGTTAAGCGATCCGCGATGGCGAAAGCACTCACTATTCGGAATGATGTTGTGCGTCGCCGGTGTAATCGGCCTATGGGGCATTGGTTTCTTTAGTCCCGAATTGGTCGGCGATGTCATCGGAAATTCGCTTCGCCAAGCAGGAACTTCCGAAAGCGAAATCGCTGGAGCCCGAAGCTATTGGATCTCGGTCAATATGATTGTTCAGAACCTCGGATCCTTCTCTGGGATGCTGTTCTTTACTTGGTTGACGCAAAAGATTGGACGCAGGCCTGCCTTCGTGATCGGATACTTAGCTGCAATGCTAACGACGATCGCCTACTTCCAAACCTTCAACGGCGTCAACGACATTTGGAAAAGCGGACTGATGGGGTTTTGCCAATTGGGTCTGTTTGCGCTTTTTGCGATCTATTTGCCTGAACTGTTTCCCACTCGGTTACGCAGCACGGGAACCAGTTTCTGCTACAACGTGGGACGCTTTTTGGCCGCCAGCGGTCCCGTCACGCTGGGGTATCTACAATGGTTTTTGGTGCCGAAGGATGCGGTGGCCGATCAGCGGATCGATGCCCTGCGAGACGCGGCCAGCTATATGAGCGTGATCTTTCTGTTGGGGATCCTCGCGGTTGCCTTCCTGCCCGAGACCAAGGATCAGCCGCTGCCCGAAGACGTGTAAGGCAAACCTTGCAACCCAGCAACTACAAGGCAACATCTCCGTTCCGTTTGCTGCTACACCGCCACTGTGGTCGCGTTGAAGATTAAGTACGTGGTATAGGCGATGTATAGAAAAAGGAAGACGCCGCCTTCCCAGCGAGAAATCACTCGCCCGGTGAAGAATATCGGCAGACAGGCACACGCAACGGCAATCATGACCGGAATGTCTAAGGCAAGAGCCGAGTCGCTAACGGTTATCCCCGTCGGCCCGATCACGCTGGACAAACCCAGTACGCACAGAATGTTAAAGATGTTACTTCCCACCACATTCCCAACCGCGATATCGCGTTCACCGCGAATTGCGGCGGTGATCGATGTCACTACTTCGGGCAAGGACGTTCCCGCCGCGACAATGGTCAGCCCAATGACAAGTTCACTCACGCCTAAACTGGCGGCAACTTTGACCGCACCACTGATCAAGAAGGTGGAGCCAAGCCCAAGCAATACCAAACCGCCGCCGATCCATCCAAAATTGCCCCACAAAGTACTGGCTGACTTCACTCCAGCTTCATTTTCGGTTGGCCATTCCTGTTGAAATTCTTCGACAACCGCACGACTCTCTTGGCGGCTTTGGCGAATACACCAGTAGGTGTAAGCGATAATCCCAGCGAACAGTACGATGCCTTCCCAACGGACAATCGCCCCGTCCCATCCAAACACGATCAGCAACAGCGATGCCGCGATCATCACCGGCACGTCCCAGCGGATCAGTTGACTGGAAACGACCAGCGGTACGATCAGTGCCGACACGCCCAGAATGAAGAGCACATTGAAAATGTTGCTTCCGACAACGTTCCCGAGCGCAATGTCCGCATTCCCAGCCAAGGCGGCTTGGACCGACACGGCAAGCTCGGGGGCACTGGTGCCAAAGGCAACGACAGTCAACCCAATGACCAGCGGCGAAATTTGCATGTAGCGGGCTAGTCGCGAAGCACCTCGGACCAACGATTCACCACCGCCGACCAACAACAGCAAACCTCCACCGATCTTTAACCACGCCAACACCATATCGCTCATTTGACGGATCCTAAAAAAAAGAAAGCTCAACAAAAACTTCTGCCAAACGCATTTGCTAATGCAAAATCAGACGTTGCAGCAGGATGACGAACACTCCGGCGATGTAACCTGTGACGGCCAAAGGGGCCACCTTCTTCAGATACCAAACAAAGTCAATGTGCTCGAGCCCCATCGCCGCGACGCCTGCGGCCGACCCGATGATCAAACAACTTCCGCCGGTGCCGGCGCAGTAAGCTAGCAGCATCCAGAAATCGTCGTTGATCGGCATCGAGTACATTTCGATGCCGGCGGCGACCAGCGGAACATTGTCGACAACTG
The Novipirellula caenicola DNA segment above includes these coding regions:
- a CDS encoding MFS transporter, which codes for MSNPTLSTMPWWRQLDRYQWFVFVVASLAWLFDCLDQQLFLIARNDAITSLMPPGTGQTDIKLYGGYATSIFVIGWATGGLIFGSLGDQIGRARTLTISVLMYSVCTGLSALSTGWIDFAMFRFLTGLGVGGVFGLAVALVADTVPPSARTAALGTLQALSAVGNVTAAIIGIVIGKMVVAGNISPENSWKVIFLVGSIPALLCVFIQMRLKEPEKWVAARQAGKATGVRFGSYASMLSDPRWRKHSLFGMMLCVAGVIGLWGIGFFSPELVGDVIGNSLRQAGTSESEIAGARSYWISVNMIVQNLGSFSGMLFFTWLTQKIGRRPAFVIGYLAAMLTTIAYFQTFNGVNDIWKSGLMGFCQLGLFALFAIYLPELFPTRLRSTGTSFCYNVGRFLAASGPVTLGYLQWFLVPKDAVADQRIDALRDAASYMSVIFLLGILAVAFLPETKDQPLPEDV
- a CDS encoding calcium/sodium antiporter, coding for MSDMVLAWLKIGGGLLLLVGGGESLVRGASRLARYMQISPLVIGLTVVAFGTSAPELAVSVQAALAGNADIALGNVVGSNIFNVLFILGVSALIVPLVVSSQLIRWDVPVMIAASLLLIVFGWDGAIVRWEGIVLFAGIIAYTYWCIRQSRQESRAVVEEFQQEWPTENEAGVKSASTLWGNFGWIGGGLVLLGLGSTFLISGAVKVAASLGVSELVIGLTIVAAGTSLPEVVTSITAAIRGERDIAVGNVVGSNIFNILCVLGLSSVIGPTGITVSDSALALDIPVMIAVACACLPIFFTGRVISRWEGGVFLFLYIAYTTYLIFNATTVAV